The following are from one region of the Nicotiana tomentosiformis chromosome 7, ASM39032v3, whole genome shotgun sequence genome:
- the LOC104103705 gene encoding oleosin 16.4 kDa isoform X1, whose amino-acid sequence MAENGQMMDIVNPQQVSRRTLILATLAGIAVEGPLLGMMGFSFLTSLIILVVTSPLLLIFSPLLFGAACVFAFAIAGFGVAGTIAFAGLSSFVLVYRSLIKGVRKTGIDYGDTDNPAVTVDKMIQPDETVAKEQQQLDTEVAGTRCNVDRIETVKEQQEDTSVPVTRIVELFESLKEHPHDSTTAVEEHRPESPGYLQQNVQREIPLEI is encoded by the exons ATGGCTGAAAACGGGCAAATGATGGATATTGTAAATCCCCAGCAAGTCAGCAGAAGGACGTTGATTCTGGCAACACTGGCTGGAATAGCAGTAGAAGGCCCACTTTTGGGGATGATGGGTTTCAGCTTTCTGACTTCTTTGATAATTCTGGTCGTAACTTCTCCGCTGCTCTTGATATTTAGTCCTCTGTTGTTTGGTGCTGCTTGTGTTTTCGCATTCGCCATCGCAGGCTTTGGGGTGGCTGGGACTATAGCTTTTGCAGGATTGTCTTCGTTTGTTCTGGTTTATCGTTCACTAATTAAAGGCGTAAGAAAAACGGGCATAGACTACGGCGATACTGATAACCCGGCGGTCACTGTGGATAAAATGATTCAGCCGGACGAGACTGTAGCGAAGGAGCAGCAGCAGCTGGACACAGAAGTGGCAGGTACTAGAT GTAATGTGGACAGAATTGAGACAGTGAAGGAGCAGCAAGAGGACACTTCAGTGCCAGTTACTAGAATTGTTGAGTTGTTTGAGTCTTTAAAGGAGCATCCCCATGACTCTACTACTGCTGTGGAGGAGCATAGGCCGGAAAGCCCCGGCTATTTGCAGCAAAATGTGCAGCGCGAGATACCACTAGAGATTTAA
- the LOC104103705 gene encoding oleosin 16.4 kDa isoform X2, translating to MAENGQMMDIVNPQQVSRRTLILATLAGIAVEGPLLGMMGFSFLTSLIILVVTSPLLLIFSPLLFGAACVFAFAIAGFGVAGTIAFAGLSSFVLVYRSLIKGVRKTGIDYGDTDNPAVTVDKMIQPDETVAKEQQQLDTEVAGNVDRIETVKEQQEDTSVPVTRIVELFESLKEHPHDSTTAVEEHRPESPGYLQQNVQREIPLEI from the exons ATGGCTGAAAACGGGCAAATGATGGATATTGTAAATCCCCAGCAAGTCAGCAGAAGGACGTTGATTCTGGCAACACTGGCTGGAATAGCAGTAGAAGGCCCACTTTTGGGGATGATGGGTTTCAGCTTTCTGACTTCTTTGATAATTCTGGTCGTAACTTCTCCGCTGCTCTTGATATTTAGTCCTCTGTTGTTTGGTGCTGCTTGTGTTTTCGCATTCGCCATCGCAGGCTTTGGGGTGGCTGGGACTATAGCTTTTGCAGGATTGTCTTCGTTTGTTCTGGTTTATCGTTCACTAATTAAAGGCGTAAGAAAAACGGGCATAGACTACGGCGATACTGATAACCCGGCGGTCACTGTGGATAAAATGATTCAGCCGGACGAGACTGTAGCGAAGGAGCAGCAGCAGCTGGACACAGAAGTGGCAG GTAATGTGGACAGAATTGAGACAGTGAAGGAGCAGCAAGAGGACACTTCAGTGCCAGTTACTAGAATTGTTGAGTTGTTTGAGTCTTTAAAGGAGCATCCCCATGACTCTACTACTGCTGTGGAGGAGCATAGGCCGGAAAGCCCCGGCTATTTGCAGCAAAATGTGCAGCGCGAGATACCACTAGAGATTTAA